One stretch of Aquimarina sp. Aq107 DNA includes these proteins:
- a CDS encoding ABC transporter permease: MIRHTFLIAIRNLKNNKVNFIINITGLSTGLACVLLILLWIHDEKSVDTFHKNKEELYQVMANFKVENKVITMDNSSFLLGESLTKEFPEVVSSTVINADFITPKGIFSNQEKEQLGQGIFASPNFFENFSFDLLIGEKTTVLSNKNNVVLSEELAKNLFKTPENAIGKTLVWDYKWSDGEKKVTVQVSGVFKNVPDNSTLQFDAVIHSDLLKEASRWVTDWKSGYAKIFLILQEGTDINNFNKKIAKHLSTKVDNREMFTLFVQQFSERYLKEPYQNGIQVGGRVVYIRLFGMIAFLILLIACINFMNLSTAQASKRLKEIGIKKVLGGRKKILIVQFIGESFVLSLISLLVAIAIVILVLPYFNTITAKHIELTINLNIIVSLIVLLIFTGFLAGSYPAFYLSSFKPIYILKGKLKKSFGDAWIRKGLVIFQFTLAIVFIIGVFIVNNQINFIMNKNLGYERDHILTFSYNGDDNKLDTFINELQNISDVTSASFINGSILDANDSQSGFYWGNLPSDKNIMFQSPRVGYNFTEVMGIPLIDGRRFSKNFQDDYTKIIINASAAKLMGLKTPVGTIIDQGNKKVEIIGVVEDFQYGSLHKKLEPLILRFRKFGTDIVLKLSGSPTTTVLDQIESLHATFQPGYPFDFSFLDTDYQQLYEAEYKIATLSKIFTIFVVLISSLGLLGLVIFNAEQRKKEISLRKILGASVLGIVKLLSKDFLKLVVIAIVIAIPIGWLLMNRWLQDFAYQVQINWWIFIIASLAAILIAIITISLQAIKTALANPITSLRSE, from the coding sequence ATGATTAGACATACTTTTTTAATCGCTATTAGAAATTTAAAAAATAACAAAGTTAATTTTATAATCAATATTACAGGATTATCTACTGGATTAGCCTGTGTTCTATTAATTCTTCTTTGGATACATGATGAGAAAAGTGTTGACACTTTTCATAAAAACAAAGAAGAACTTTACCAGGTCATGGCTAATTTTAAAGTAGAAAATAAGGTCATTACTATGGATAATAGTTCCTTTTTGTTAGGAGAATCCTTAACAAAAGAATTTCCCGAAGTAGTATCTTCTACTGTAATTAATGCAGATTTCATAACACCAAAAGGTATATTTTCTAATCAAGAAAAAGAACAACTAGGTCAAGGTATTTTTGCAAGTCCAAATTTTTTCGAAAACTTTTCTTTTGATCTTTTAATTGGAGAAAAAACTACCGTTTTATCAAACAAAAATAATGTAGTATTATCAGAAGAATTGGCAAAAAACCTATTCAAGACACCAGAAAATGCAATAGGTAAAACCTTAGTATGGGATTATAAATGGAGTGATGGAGAGAAAAAAGTTACTGTTCAAGTTTCTGGGGTATTTAAAAATGTCCCCGATAATTCTACACTTCAGTTTGATGCAGTTATACATTCTGATTTGCTTAAAGAAGCTTCGCGTTGGGTCACCGATTGGAAAAGTGGCTATGCCAAAATTTTTCTAATCCTGCAAGAGGGAACAGATATCAATAATTTCAACAAAAAAATTGCAAAACATCTATCTACTAAAGTTGATAATAGAGAAATGTTCACACTCTTTGTTCAACAGTTTTCGGAAAGATATCTAAAAGAACCATATCAAAATGGAATACAAGTTGGGGGTCGTGTAGTTTATATCAGATTATTCGGAATGATAGCATTTCTTATATTACTTATTGCCTGTATAAACTTCATGAATTTATCGACAGCTCAAGCTAGTAAAAGGTTAAAAGAGATCGGTATTAAAAAAGTTCTTGGTGGTCGTAAAAAAATATTGATCGTTCAATTTATTGGAGAGTCTTTTGTACTTTCATTAATTTCTTTACTGGTAGCCATTGCCATTGTGATTTTAGTATTACCTTATTTTAACACTATTACGGCTAAACATATCGAACTAACTATAAATCTAAATATTATAGTCTCACTTATTGTATTATTAATATTCACAGGGTTTTTAGCAGGCAGTTATCCCGCATTTTATTTATCTAGTTTTAAACCTATTTATATATTAAAAGGAAAATTAAAAAAATCTTTTGGAGATGCATGGATCCGTAAAGGTCTTGTAATTTTTCAATTCACATTGGCAATCGTTTTCATTATTGGAGTGTTTATAGTGAATAATCAGATTAACTTTATAATGAATAAAAACTTAGGATACGAACGTGATCATATTCTTACTTTTTCGTATAATGGGGATGATAATAAGTTAGACACCTTTATCAATGAATTACAAAACATATCGGATGTTACTTCTGCCTCCTTTATAAACGGAAGTATCTTAGACGCTAATGATAGTCAAAGTGGATTTTATTGGGGTAATCTTCCTTCTGATAAAAATATTATGTTTCAATCCCCTAGAGTTGGATATAATTTTACAGAAGTAATGGGGATTCCACTTATAGATGGGCGAAGATTTTCTAAAAACTTCCAAGATGATTATACCAAAATAATTATAAATGCTTCTGCTGCAAAACTTATGGGACTAAAAACCCCAGTTGGTACCATAATAGATCAAGGGAATAAAAAAGTAGAAATAATAGGGGTTGTAGAGGACTTTCAATATGGTTCTTTACACAAAAAATTAGAACCACTTATTTTAAGATTTAGAAAATTCGGTACAGATATAGTACTAAAACTAAGCGGATCTCCAACAACTACTGTTTTAGATCAGATCGAATCTCTCCATGCCACTTTTCAACCAGGATATCCTTTCGATTTTTCATTTTTAGATACTGATTATCAACAACTGTATGAAGCAGAATATAAAATTGCAACTTTATCAAAAATATTTACAATATTCGTAGTATTAATTTCTTCTTTAGGACTTCTAGGATTGGTCATTTTTAATGCTGAACAAAGAAAAAAAGAAATAAGTCTAAGAAAAATTTTAGGCGCAAGTGTTTTGGGAATTGTAAAATTATTATCCAAAGATTTTTTAAAACTAGTTGTCATTGCTATTGTTATTGCAATTCCAATCGGCTGGTTACTTATGAATCGATGGTTACAAGATTTTGCATATCAGGTACAAATAAACTGGTGGATTTTTATTATTGCTAGTTTAGCCGCGATCCTAATTGCTATAATAACAATAAGCCTTCAAGCTATAAAAACCGCTCTAGCTAATCCTATCACATCTTTAAGATCTGAATAA
- a CDS encoding ABC transporter permease produces the protein MIFNYIKIAFRSLLKNKGYSFLNIFGLAIGITCASLIFLWVEDELSFNTSFADQDQVYYIPTNQNYEGEWRTFYSTPGPLAQAMKDEVPGVIKATRSSSEERLFTVGDNAINKRGRYADADFLEIFNLKFIEGTRENAFNNPEAIILTLETAEQLFGKNDKVLGKTIKVNNRDNYVITGVVENLPKNITFPFDWVAPFERYQDGAEWMNEYGSNFSDTFVKLSPEANIAEVDNKIREIIPSKNPNTDTYAFLHALKHWHLKSKFEGGEKVGGRIKYVRLFSIIALIIMLIACINFMNLSTARSEKRANEVGVRKAIGSSRPRLMIQFVIEALMMSLLASILSIFLLLLILPQFNILIEKNLVLGLSNQLHIAILFIITIISGLFAGIYPAFYLSSFKPVEVLKGIKATSGSASFIRKGLVVGQFTISIVFIICTILVYQQIQHVKNRDLGYNKDQLIRIRANGNIIEKFTVIEQDLKNTGVVSGVALSNSQILSAGNNGSGLQWQGGTDTEDVLISYRHVNSDFFNTTGIELIEGRGFKKNQSLDSTNIIITQSLAKLMGENSPIGKTITAGDDVLQVIGVTKDYQYGDMYVSSDPVIFFNNHDYARYFYIKTKSGVAIEDTLASIEKIMKKNNPAFPFEYTFVDEAFNAIFKSEQLVGKLSQIFALLAILISCLGLFGLAAYTAEQRSKEIGVRKVLGASVTGIVKLLSKDFLKLVCIAILLATPLAWLVMNNWLQEYAYRIEINWVVFIIAGFVAIIIALATVSFQAFKAAIANPVNSLKTE, from the coding sequence ATGATTTTCAATTATATAAAAATAGCTTTCCGTAGTTTACTAAAAAACAAAGGGTACAGTTTCTTAAATATTTTTGGTTTGGCCATTGGAATTACCTGTGCTAGTTTAATTTTTTTATGGGTAGAAGATGAGTTAAGTTTTAATACATCCTTTGCCGATCAGGATCAAGTATATTATATCCCTACAAATCAGAATTATGAGGGAGAGTGGCGAACTTTTTATTCAACTCCTGGTCCATTAGCGCAGGCGATGAAAGATGAAGTTCCCGGTGTAATCAAAGCAACTCGATCAAGTTCTGAAGAACGTCTTTTTACTGTTGGTGATAATGCTATCAATAAACGAGGAAGATATGCAGATGCAGATTTTTTAGAAATTTTTAATCTAAAATTTATCGAAGGTACTAGAGAAAATGCTTTTAATAATCCTGAAGCAATTATACTTACTTTGGAAACAGCTGAGCAACTTTTTGGTAAAAATGACAAGGTATTAGGTAAAACTATCAAAGTAAACAACAGAGATAACTACGTCATAACGGGTGTAGTAGAAAACCTTCCTAAAAATATTACATTCCCTTTTGATTGGGTTGCTCCCTTTGAACGATATCAGGATGGTGCCGAATGGATGAATGAGTATGGCAGTAACTTTTCTGACACTTTTGTAAAATTATCTCCTGAAGCTAACATTGCAGAAGTAGATAACAAAATTAGAGAAATCATACCATCAAAAAATCCGAACACCGATACCTATGCCTTTTTACACGCTTTAAAACATTGGCATTTAAAATCTAAGTTCGAAGGAGGAGAAAAAGTTGGAGGAAGAATTAAATATGTCCGTCTCTTTTCTATAATAGCCTTAATCATAATGTTGATAGCTTGCATTAATTTTATGAACCTATCTACGGCTAGAAGTGAAAAAAGAGCGAATGAAGTTGGAGTAAGAAAAGCTATCGGATCCAGTCGTCCACGATTAATGATTCAGTTTGTAATAGAAGCACTTATGATGTCTTTATTAGCATCTATTTTAAGTATTTTTCTTTTATTACTGATATTACCTCAATTTAATATTTTGATAGAAAAAAATCTGGTATTAGGTTTATCCAATCAGTTACATATCGCTATTTTATTTATCATAACTATTATTAGCGGATTATTTGCCGGTATATATCCGGCATTCTATCTATCATCCTTTAAGCCTGTAGAGGTCTTAAAAGGAATAAAAGCCACTAGCGGTTCTGCTTCTTTTATTAGAAAAGGACTGGTGGTAGGACAGTTTACAATTTCAATTGTCTTCATTATTTGTACTATACTAGTTTACCAACAAATTCAGCACGTAAAAAATAGAGACCTAGGATATAATAAAGATCAACTGATTAGAATACGTGCTAATGGCAATATTATTGAAAAGTTTACCGTAATAGAACAAGATTTAAAAAACACAGGAGTTGTAAGCGGCGTAGCATTAAGTAATTCTCAAATTTTATCCGCAGGAAATAACGGTTCTGGTCTACAATGGCAAGGGGGAACAGATACAGAAGACGTTTTAATATCTTATAGACATGTCAACTCTGACTTTTTTAACACAACTGGTATAGAGCTTATAGAAGGAAGAGGTTTTAAGAAAAACCAGAGCCTAGATAGCACTAACATCATAATTACCCAATCTCTTGCTAAACTTATGGGAGAAAATTCTCCTATCGGAAAAACAATAACTGCTGGTGATGATGTTTTACAGGTAATAGGTGTCACTAAAGATTATCAATATGGAGATATGTATGTTTCTAGTGATCCCGTTATCTTTTTTAATAATCATGACTATGCTAGATACTTTTATATAAAGACTAAATCTGGTGTAGCTATAGAGGATACCTTAGCTTCTATCGAAAAAATTATGAAAAAAAATAACCCAGCATTTCCTTTTGAATATACTTTCGTGGATGAGGCGTTTAACGCAATATTTAAAAGTGAACAACTAGTTGGTAAATTATCTCAAATATTTGCACTACTCGCAATACTTATTTCTTGTCTTGGTCTTTTTGGTCTAGCCGCTTATACGGCAGAACAACGCAGTAAAGAAATTGGAGTTCGAAAAGTCTTAGGAGCCAGTGTAACCGGTATTGTTAAACTATTATCCAAAGATTTTTTAAAACTGGTGTGTATCGCTATTTTATTAGCTACACCATTAGCTTGGTTAGTAATGAATAATTGGTTACAGGAGTATGCATATCGAATCGAAATTAACTGGGTAGTCTTTATTATCGCTGGATTTGTTGCTATCATAATTGCATTAGCTACCGTGAGTTTTCAGGCATTTAAAGCCGCAATAGCAAATCCTGTAAATAGTTTAAAAACTGAGTAA
- a CDS encoding ABC transporter permease produces the protein MIRNYFKIAWRSLQKNKLQTIINLLGLTAGTVCCLSILVYVFAQFGYDDHHDNADTLYRVRTIIDDPGSIQFNAASCSPPIGFAMKEDFPEVLEVTRLVYMGEGSEQLIRVSDNNEGFYEPRGYLADPTVFNIFSFNLIEGNPNTALVKPNTVVLSSTLATKLFGNVPAINKTIISGSGTQQLSLTVTGVFDDNNLEKSHIQPNYLVTMNTPGLGEFVRTAQNFATQNFVYTYVKLNSSTSASLVEEKLPAFLNAHGAKDFAKLNFTKQLILQKVSDIHLHSKGISRQIGPISDISYLYLLITLALFIQLVACINFINLSTARANKRAKEIGVRKTIGADKKSLIGQFLGESVLLSLFASLISIPITTLILPLVNQLTQSTIEYTQIFSWPILLILLIIGIITGLIAGIYPALILSSVKPTRVLKGSVSINSGGILLRKGLVVFQFVISIGLIASVSIITEQVRFAQNKDMGYNTDNLIAIRLGTEEAFMQYSTLKTNMSQISGVKSVSGCNTFPSQFLRDDVGAYLPGSDPSKPKLVKVNGINSGYLKTTGTTLLKGRSLKMQDSSQVLVNKATIDAFQINIDKAIGQKIHFTTGGDVSTVEIVGVTEDFHFASLKEEIEPLLLFVDTSPSWLLIKTKTANFENILDQLEIAWNDINKTTPFVYSFVDKETEKLIAEEKRFANISIAFTTLAILISCLGLFGLISFMAEQKKKEIGIRKVLGASVSTVMKMLTKDFFLLILIALAIAAPLSYYFMENWLQDFTYRILISWWVFLIAGIVTMTITFLTISIQAIKAATANPINSLRTE, from the coding sequence ATGATAAGGAATTATTTTAAAATAGCTTGGAGGAGTCTTCAAAAAAACAAATTACAGACTATAATCAACCTTTTAGGATTAACTGCAGGAACCGTTTGTTGTTTGAGCATATTGGTATATGTATTTGCTCAGTTTGGATATGATGATCATCATGATAATGCTGATACCTTATACAGAGTTCGTACAATCATTGATGATCCAGGTTCTATTCAGTTTAATGCCGCATCTTGCAGTCCTCCTATAGGGTTTGCAATGAAAGAAGATTTTCCCGAAGTTCTAGAGGTTACCCGATTAGTATATATGGGAGAAGGATCAGAACAGTTAATTAGAGTAAGTGATAATAATGAAGGATTCTACGAACCAAGAGGGTATCTGGCTGACCCTACGGTATTCAATATTTTTTCATTTAACTTGATTGAAGGAAACCCCAACACAGCTCTGGTTAAACCCAATACCGTAGTTTTATCATCAACATTAGCAACCAAACTTTTTGGAAACGTACCGGCTATTAACAAAACTATTATATCTGGTAGTGGAACACAACAATTATCACTTACAGTTACAGGTGTTTTTGATGATAATAACTTAGAAAAGTCACACATACAACCAAATTACTTGGTGACCATGAACACACCTGGTTTAGGTGAGTTTGTGAGAACCGCTCAAAATTTTGCAACTCAGAATTTTGTTTACACCTATGTTAAACTTAATTCATCTACAAGTGCTTCTCTAGTTGAAGAAAAACTTCCAGCTTTTCTAAATGCGCATGGTGCTAAAGACTTTGCCAAATTAAATTTTACAAAACAACTCATCTTGCAAAAAGTGAGTGATATCCATTTACATTCTAAAGGCATATCTAGGCAAATCGGTCCAATATCCGATATTAGTTATTTGTACCTATTAATTACATTGGCATTATTCATTCAATTAGTAGCCTGTATTAATTTTATAAATCTTAGTACAGCAAGAGCCAACAAACGAGCTAAAGAAATAGGGGTTCGAAAAACCATCGGCGCTGATAAAAAATCACTAATTGGTCAGTTTCTAGGAGAATCTGTTTTACTTTCTTTATTTGCGTCACTGATCAGTATACCTATAACTACGTTGATATTACCATTAGTAAATCAATTGACGCAAAGCACTATTGAGTACACACAAATATTTAGTTGGCCTATTTTACTTATTTTATTAATCATAGGAATTATTACAGGACTTATTGCTGGTATCTATCCTGCATTAATCTTATCCTCTGTAAAACCAACTCGTGTTTTAAAAGGAAGTGTTTCTATAAACTCCGGAGGAATCCTTTTAAGAAAAGGATTAGTTGTATTTCAGTTTGTAATATCTATTGGATTAATTGCTTCCGTATCTATTATAACAGAACAAGTTCGTTTTGCTCAAAACAAAGATATGGGGTACAATACGGATAATTTAATTGCTATTCGACTAGGTACTGAAGAAGCTTTTATGCAATACAGCACATTAAAAACAAATATGAGTCAGATATCTGGTGTAAAATCTGTATCAGGTTGCAATACTTTTCCATCGCAATTTCTACGAGATGATGTTGGTGCATATTTGCCCGGTAGTGATCCGTCAAAGCCAAAATTAGTTAAGGTAAATGGAATAAATTCAGGATATTTAAAAACAACTGGCACAACCTTATTAAAAGGTAGATCATTAAAAATGCAAGACAGTAGCCAAGTTTTGGTAAACAAAGCTACCATCGATGCGTTCCAGATCAATATTGATAAAGCAATAGGACAAAAAATCCATTTCACCACAGGGGGAGATGTAAGTACAGTAGAAATTGTTGGGGTTACTGAAGATTTTCATTTTGCATCACTCAAAGAAGAGATTGAACCTCTATTATTGTTTGTTGATACAAGTCCTAGTTGGTTATTAATAAAAACAAAGACTGCAAATTTTGAGAATATCCTTGATCAATTAGAGATTGCTTGGAATGATATTAATAAAACTACCCCCTTTGTCTATAGTTTTGTTGATAAGGAAACCGAAAAATTAATCGCAGAAGAAAAAAGATTTGCTAATATTTCTATAGCTTTTACCACATTAGCGATATTAATAAGTTGTCTAGGATTATTTGGTTTAATCTCATTCATGGCCGAACAAAAAAAGAAAGAAATTGGGATTCGCAAAGTTTTGGGAGCAAGTGTAAGTACTGTTATGAAAATGCTTACTAAGGATTTTTTCTTACTAATACTAATCGCCTTGGCTATTGCCGCTCCTCTATCCTACTATTTTATGGAAAATTGGCTACAGGACTTTACATATAGAATTTTAATAAGCTGGTGGGTTTTCCTAATAGCTGGTATTGTAACAATGACTATTACTTTTTTAACAATTAGTATACAGGCTATTAAAGCTGCGACTGCCAATCCAATAAACTCTTTACGAACAGAATGA
- a CDS encoding ABC transporter permease: protein MIRNYFKIAWRNLWKNRIFTSFNIVGLTLAFGAALLLTIYAIFELSFDHFHKNGDQIYMVYSEDSTSNGIEANISKSEPFAGTLQKEISGVEKITRSSGRNLLLSYEDKELRMNGTFVDPDFFDIFSFPIIKGDTQNPITSESSIAITEFAANRIFGDKNPIGQTVTILRDGKQVPFTVSSLIEDFPDTSSIGFDIVLNFKSQGQHAYERTVGRWDVENHEVYMKLAQGITPEQFENSTKDFTKLHYKDAIESAKRDGIQPIVNGEYIQIKLLSFLDKKFTNFDQGPAKVNRKMPYIVLGIALLILFIACVNFVNMSVAKSDQRLREIGMRKTLGANKKQLFFQFWGESVLVFMISIMLGILTTILLLPHFKVLFKTKATFATLLDPVSVLFLALAIVSITLIAGGYPAILMSRLNTIQSLKGKLNANGKNYLRNGLIVAQFGIATILICGTLVVWEQVRFLRTKDLGYNKEQVIAFPLNGKRNDQQALQLLRNELKDQTNILSVSASNNILGLGKDGSRSTSVLGFDHNGVGVETHMLVVDSDYIKTLDLELLEGRSFRKNLASDSLSVIINESMARQLNEDQILNAQFNIDDKFYSIVGVIKDFNFQDLDRNIAPMSLFALPNWNLRNVYVKVAPQNLEASYDIVKNAWATIEPNAEFQASFLNENVDRTLKKERDMISMISSGSLLAIILSCIGLFAMTLLIVAKRKKEIGIRKIVGANIIAITLLLTKDFLKLVSIAFLIATPIAWWMMSKWLQNYIYRIDLNLLLFLGAGGIILLIALLTISFQTVKTATANPVNSLRTE from the coding sequence ATGATCAGGAATTATTTTAAAATAGCATGGAGGAATTTATGGAAGAATAGAATTTTCACATCCTTCAATATTGTAGGACTCACGCTAGCGTTTGGAGCAGCGCTATTATTAACAATATATGCTATTTTCGAACTATCATTTGACCATTTTCACAAAAATGGAGATCAAATCTATATGGTATATTCAGAAGATAGTACATCTAATGGTATAGAAGCCAATATTTCCAAATCAGAACCTTTTGCCGGGACTTTACAGAAAGAAATAAGTGGAGTTGAGAAAATAACACGTAGTAGTGGTAGAAATTTGTTGCTAAGTTATGAGGATAAAGAATTGAGAATGAACGGTACTTTCGTGGATCCAGATTTCTTCGATATCTTTAGTTTTCCCATTATTAAAGGGGATACACAAAACCCCATAACATCAGAATCCTCTATTGCCATTACAGAATTTGCTGCTAATCGAATATTTGGTGACAAAAATCCGATTGGACAAACTGTAACAATTCTTAGAGATGGAAAGCAAGTCCCATTTACTGTTAGTTCGCTTATCGAAGACTTTCCTGATACAAGTTCCATAGGATTTGATATCGTATTAAACTTTAAAAGTCAAGGGCAACATGCATATGAGAGAACTGTGGGTCGCTGGGATGTTGAAAACCATGAAGTATATATGAAATTAGCGCAAGGAATTACACCCGAGCAATTTGAAAATAGTACTAAAGATTTTACAAAACTACATTATAAAGATGCTATAGAAAGTGCAAAAAGAGATGGTATCCAACCTATTGTTAATGGTGAGTACATACAAATAAAATTGCTATCTTTTTTGGATAAGAAGTTTACCAATTTTGATCAAGGTCCTGCGAAGGTAAATCGCAAAATGCCTTATATCGTTTTAGGTATTGCGTTACTCATTCTATTTATAGCTTGTGTAAACTTTGTGAATATGAGTGTTGCCAAAAGTGATCAAAGACTACGAGAAATTGGTATGCGAAAAACTCTTGGAGCCAACAAAAAGCAATTGTTTTTTCAATTTTGGGGAGAAAGTGTTCTTGTTTTTATGATTTCCATTATGCTAGGTATTTTAACTACCATTCTTCTACTTCCCCATTTTAAAGTCTTATTTAAAACCAAAGCGACTTTTGCTACTTTATTGGATCCTGTATCCGTATTATTTTTAGCATTAGCCATAGTCAGTATCACTCTTATAGCAGGTGGATATCCTGCGATATTAATGAGTCGTTTGAATACAATACAAAGTTTAAAAGGTAAATTAAATGCTAATGGGAAAAATTATTTACGGAATGGATTAATAGTAGCCCAATTTGGAATTGCTACCATATTGATATGTGGAACCCTTGTAGTTTGGGAACAAGTACGGTTCTTACGTACCAAGGATTTAGGATATAATAAAGAACAAGTGATTGCCTTCCCGTTAAACGGAAAACGAAATGATCAACAGGCATTACAACTTTTGCGAAATGAATTAAAAGATCAAACAAACATTTTAAGCGTATCTGCATCCAATAATATCTTAGGCTTAGGTAAAGATGGATCCAGATCAACAAGTGTTCTTGGGTTTGATCATAATGGTGTCGGAGTTGAAACTCATATGCTCGTAGTTGACTCAGACTATATCAAAACTTTGGATTTGGAACTACTAGAAGGTAGGTCTTTCAGAAAAAATCTAGCAAGTGATAGTCTATCAGTGATTATCAATGAGTCTATGGCAAGACAACTAAATGAAGATCAAATACTAAACGCTCAATTCAACATAGATGATAAATTCTATTCTATAGTTGGAGTTATTAAAGATTTTAATTTTCAGGATTTAGATAGAAATATTGCACCAATGTCTCTTTTCGCGCTACCTAATTGGAATTTGAGAAACGTGTATGTAAAAGTTGCTCCTCAGAATCTAGAAGCGTCTTACGATATTGTAAAAAATGCTTGGGCAACTATAGAACCTAATGCAGAGTTTCAGGCTTCCTTCTTAAACGAAAATGTAGATAGAACTCTAAAAAAAGAACGTGATATGATATCCATGATCAGCAGTGGTTCTTTATTAGCAATCATTTTAAGTTGTATTGGTCTTTTTGCGATGACCTTGCTTATTGTTGCAAAACGAAAAAAGGAAATAGGTATTCGTAAAATAGTTGGAGCAAATATTATAGCAATTACATTGCTTCTTACCAAAGACTTTTTAAAATTAGTTTCCATCGCCTTTTTAATTGCTACACCTATTGCGTGGTGGATGATGAGCAAGTGGTTACAAAATTATATATATCGTATCGATCTAAATTTATTACTATTTCTTGGGGCCGGAGGGATTATTTTATTGATTGCTTTACTTACAATATCGTTCCAAACGGTCAAAACTGCAACTGCAAATCCGGTAAATTCATTACGAACAGAATAG